In the Quercus lobata isolate SW786 chromosome 5, ValleyOak3.0 Primary Assembly, whole genome shotgun sequence genome, one interval contains:
- the LOC115992888 gene encoding vacuolar-processing enzyme-like: MICWGRVIAFTLLALSCLIVDESLRPVTYATKLPSEVLDFNGDSGNNASCNTNFRGKRWAILIAGSNGYQNYRHQADVCHAYQILKKGGLKDENIIAFMYDDIASDEDNFRPGVIINKPNGDDVYKGVPKDYTGQHVNVNNFYAVILGNKSALTGGSGKVVDSGPNDHIFIYYTDHGGPGVLVMPNGEYAYANDLNNVLKKKHAAKAYKSMVFYLESCESGSIFEGLLPDNLDIYATTASNATEDSFATYCPDEPGAPEVEYNTCLGDLYSISWLEDSDKHYLRKETLQKQYEAVQRRTEKGDGFSHQGSHVKQYGDKKLSNECLYFYMGTNPANDNDTSVEYGSSPSTLRVVNQRDATLLHFWHKYRKAPVGTHEKLEAQKQLQDEISLRKHVDFSINHIGELLFGNGSSSKVLETIRPSGQPIVDDWNCFKMLVSTYEKYCGSLSKYGTQYLRAIANMCNAGVTMEQMVTTSTQTCS, from the exons ATGATTTGTTGGGGGCGTGTTATTGCATTTACACTACTTGCACTTTCATGTTTGATTGTTGATGAGAGCTTAAGGCCTGTCACATATGCAACCAAATTACCATCAGAAGTACTGGATTTCAATGGTGATTCTGGTAATAATGCTAGTTGTAACACTAATTTCCGCGGAAAGAGATGGGCAATTCTAATTGCTGGGTCAAATGGTTACCAAAATTATAGACATCAG GCTGATGTATGTCATGCATATCAAATATTGAAGAAAGGTGGGTTAAAAGATGAGAACATCATTGCTTTCATGTATGATGATATTGCATCTGACGAAGACAACTTTAGGCCTGGTGTGATTATCAACAAACCAAATGGGGATGATGTTTATAAGGGAGTGCCCAAG GATTATACAGGGCAACATGTTAATGTAAACAACTTTTATGCTGTTATTCTTGGAAACAAAAGTGCCCTCACTGGTGGTAGTGGTAAGGTTGTGGATAGCGGACCAAATGaccatattttcatatattatacCGACCATGGAGGTCCTGGTGTCCTAG TGATGCCAAATGGTGAATATGCTTATGCCAATGATCTTAACAATGTGTTGAAGAAGAAGCATGCAgcaaaagcttacaaaagcatg GTATTTTACCTTGAATCTTGTGAGTCTGGGAGTATTTTTGAAGGCCTTCTTCCAGATAATTTGGACATATATGCAACTACAGCATCAAATGCAACTGAGGATAGTTTTGCAACATATTGTCCTGATGAACCTGGAGCTCCTGAGGTGGAATATAACACATGTTTGGGAGACTTATATAGTATTTCCTGGTTGGAGGATAG TGACAAACATTATCTACGCAAGGAAACGTTGCAGAAGCAATATGAAGCG gttcaaaggagaACAGAAAAAGGTGATGGTTTTTCACATCAGGGTTCTCATGTAAAGCAATATGGAGACAAAAAGCTAAGTAATGAATGCCTCTACTTTTACATGGGTACAAATCCTGCAAATGATAACGATACTTCTGTTGAATATGGTTCTTCACCATCAACTCTGAGGGTTGTTAACCAACGTGATGCGACTCTCCTTCATTTCTGgcacaag TACCGTAAAGCCCCTGTAGGCACCCATGAAAAGCTTGAAGCTCAAAAGCAACTACAAGATGAGATTTCTTTAAGGAAGCATGTGGACTTCAGTATAAATCATATTGGAGAGCTTTTGTTTGGAAATGGTAGTAGCTCAAAAGTGTTGGAGACTATTCGGCCAAGTGGGCAGCCTATTGTGGATGATTGGAATTGTTTTAAGATGCTT GTAAGTACATATGAGAAATATTGTGGATCATTATCCAAATATGGGACGCAATACTTGCGAGCAATTGCTAACATGTGCAATGCTGGAGTTACCATGGAGCAAATGGTTACAACATCAACTCAAACATGTTCTTAA